TGACTGGGTAATGGCGAAGCTGACAAGTGGGTAATTTCTGATTTTCTGCTAAGTAGGGAACCGCTGCACATTCACCGGAAGAATTGAAGCGCCAACCGTGATATGCACATTCTAATTCGTTCCCAATTACCTGTCCGTGGCTGAGTTTAACTTGGCGATGGGGACAACGGTCTTCCAGGGCGTGAATTGTACCTGCACTGTCTCGATATAGTGCCATCGCCTGCTGCCAAATTACCACATTTATCGGCTTATTGGTCACTTCACTACTCCGTGCAACCACATACCAGTGATTGAGGTTAATACCCAATTGACGGACATCACGACTTGGCACAGTTTGAGATAAAGAGGACATAGGCTCACGCATCCTTGTCAGCGTTAGATTTTAAACTATACTATTTCATAATTTTTGGCAAAATAAATTGTAATATTTATGACGGCAATCATCAGGATCAAAATATTCTCCCCAGCAGCTACAACTAACCTTGCCCACAGGCGATAAAGTATGTGTAGGTGAAAGACTAACCAAATCGGGAAAAAAATCTGTATGACAAACTACCAAGAAACCCTACCTACTCATGAACTCCCAGGAGAGACCGTGAGCGTCAACCATGTAGAAGTAATCGAAAATGTCATCGACTCTCTAGAACAAGATGATAGCGCAATGGTGAGCCACAGCCCAGATGATGGTTATCTCTGGAAATTTAAGTACGGAAGTGTGGAAGTTTTTGTTAAACTGACCGGCACAAGCGATGAAGATACGATAACGGTGTGGTCTACGGTGTTAAGCTTACCAGCCAAAGATGAACTCAATTTGATGCGACACCTTTTGGAAATGAACTGCTCCAAGACTTTAGAAGCCCGTTTTGGGATTATTGAAAATCGGGTGGTTGTGATATCAACCCGCACTCTCGAAGAATTATCTCCGGCGGAAGTCTCACGGCTGATTACCATTGTCGCCACCATTGCTGATGACAACGATGAAATTTTACAATCTCAGTATGGTGCTGCTTAATTAGTAGACCGCAGGCTAAAGTCTGAGAAGTGATTCAAATTGTATTGCTTGCACCCTTCTAAATATTAGTGTTGAACCCAATTGAAGACATTGATGGTAAGCAGGTTTGGCGACTGATTCCTTTGCTAGAAGCCTCTGGGGATGTGCAGATGGCGATTGACAGATGGTTGTTAGAACAGCACAAATCTGGAAAGCATCCCCCAACTCTGCGATTTTACACTTGGTCGCCACCTGCAATTTCTCTGGGCTATCATCAACGCCAATACCCGGAATTTTGGACGAATTTGATTTGGCGAGGACAAAAACTAGATTTGGTACGTCGTCCTACTGGCGGTAGGGCGGTGCTACATCAAGGTGATTTAACTTATGCTGTGGTTACTTCGGGAATACCTGGTAACCGCTTCCAGATATATGAAAAAATTTGTGAGTTTTTAATTCAAGGATGGCGATCGCTTGGCGTGGAATTGAGCTACGGTAAAGCTGGGCGGGGCTATATCCACAATCCCAATTGTTTTGGTACAGCTACAAGTGCAGATTTAGTGTTGCCAGATGGAGGTAAACTCATTGGTAGCGCCCAATTGCGACGGGGTGAGGTGATTTTGCAACATGGTTCTATGCGTTTACAGCCTGATGCAGAATTATTTACTCAAGTCTTTGGTGCAGAATCTTTTACGACTATACAACTACCCGAAAATTTCAGTTTAGACCAGATTATTGCGGCTTTGATGACCGCAGCTGGTGATTGTTTTGCGATGCAGATAGAAGTACAACCCCTCTCCCAGTCTGAATGGGATGAAATTTTGGCAAATGTCTGAAGAAGCGTAACGCAACTTGATCTGCTTTTTGTGCGATCGCCATCATATTGCTGATACAATACTTTTATGTCAGATTTGATATAAAATAAAAACACAAATATATCCAATAAAAATAAAAAGAAAATATATGGATATAGAAAAGCGTCAACGTTTGGAAGCAGCTGGTTGGCGTGTTGGAGATGCGGCTGACTTTCTAGAACTTTTACCTGAAGAAGTAGCTTTTATTGAGATGAAACTATCTTTAAGTAGATATTTGAAGGAACTGCGTTTAAAAAACCAGCTTTCTCAAGCCAACTTGGCTAAGAGAATTAATTCCAGTCAATCGCGTGTAGCTAAGATGGAAGCCGGAGATCCTTCAGTTTCTCTAGATTTGATGGTCAGGACAATTTTAGCAGTAGGGGGAACTCGTGAGGATGTGGCGATCGCGATCGCTTCTATCCACAGCTAAAAAATTTACACTTATTCAGACTGACTTATGCCAACTAATATAATCATTCTCATTGCGGCCTTAATAGTCGCCTTGATCATCTTCCGAGCTTTTCTCAAAGTATTCAAGACATTTCTGAGTAGTGCGATCGCTATTTTTGTGATTATCGTTATTTTAAATATGTTTGGCTTTAGCCCCGATGACCTCATCCAAGAAATCACCAACCTCCCAGAAACTTTAAAACAATTGTTCAACGGGGAAACTTGAGAAAATAATTCGTAATTCGTAATTCGTAATTCGTAATTCGTAATTGACTTGCATCAAAGTCTCCCCTCTCCTTACTAAGGCTACGGTGTACACACAAGTGATCGAATCGCCCCCTAACCCCCAATTCTGGGGGAACAAGAATTTTCAAAGTCCCCCAAACTTGGGGGATTTAGGGGGCAAAACAGGCTCAAACGCAGACAGGAAGGACTTGTGTGTACACGATAGCCTTACTAAGGAGAGGGGTTGGGGGTGAGGTTCTGTATTCTCTTAAAACTCCCCAATTTAATTAATTTGTAGCTGACTTGGCAATTGCTCCCAATTGTAGCCCTGGCGGATAGCTACCATCTTCTTTAATACGCTTAATTTCCTCATCGGTAATGCGTAAATTTAACTTTTGGGCTAATTCCCGGACAATATCCCCCCGGTCAATTACACCTGCGACTGTACCCGCCGGCGAAAGCACGGTAATTCGAGGTAATTGCTCATTTTCTAGCTTATTTATGACCTCAGCTAAAGAAATCGATTCAGTTATAGTAGGAATTTCTGTCAAAGGATGCACAATGCTTTGCAGAGTTTGGTTTTCCCACTCACTTCGTTCTACTAAGCGTAAATCGTCGATCGCCACCATACCCCGGTAACGCCCATCAGAAACCGCAAAGTAAATACTTGGGGCGTTGGTATCCAATAAGAAGGAATCGGCAAAAGCCCGTAACGTTTGGTCAGCATCGACTACGCGAAAGTCACGAGTCATCGCATCGCCGGCTACTACCTTCAGTAAAGTTTCTTGTAATGTGGTTACGCGGTCATAGCTGTTAGCATTACGCACAGCAAACCAACCGATTAAAGCAATCCACAAACCAGTAATTAACTCTCTGGTGAAGAAATCTACAGCTAATCCTAAAGCGATCGCACTATAACCTAAAATTTGCCCAGACTTCGCAGCCCAGTGTACAGCTTGAAAGCGGTTACCTGTGATTTTCCACAGGGCGGCTTTGAAAACTTGTCCACCATCTAGAGGTAAGCCAGGAATGAGGTTAAATAGGGCAACAACTAAATTAATTCTCGCCAAATCTGTCACCATTGCCGTGAGGGGGCTAGATTCGGGGGTGATATTAGTTGCCAGACTAAATAGCAAAAATAGAGCGATACTCACTAAAGGCCCAGCGATCGCCACTTGAAAGGCTTTTCCTGGCGTTTTAGATTCTTCTTCGATAGCCGCAACACCGCCAAACATAAACAGAGTAATTGAATTAACTCTAATGCCTTGCGATTGCGCTGCCAAACTGTGACCCAACTCGTGTAACAACACCGAACCAAACAGCAGCAGAGCCATCGCTATGCCCGCACTCCAACCGATGACAGTACCCCATTCCTGGTAAGCTATGCCAAAGTTAAGCGTAGCTAGCCCTAAAATTACAAACCATAGTGGATCTAAAAATAGAGGAATTCCAAATAAAGACCCAATTCTCCAATTTGTTTGCATTATATTTTCCTAAACTAGATATTTGCCGAAATTAATCCTAAAAATGACCATTTTTTTATACATAAAACTGATATCTATCCGGCTAAATGCTGAAGCTATACAAAGGTTTGCCACTAGTACCGCACGGCGTAAATGTTACACCATTTAAAGTCGTTCAAAAGCCTACATAATCATTTTTTTGATTTTTGACGAACGCCCTGCGGTACTAGGCATTGCAGTCATCAATATTTGCTATTTCAAAATCCCAAATCTCAACTTGAAAATGGTGTTAGAGGCTCTGACTTCTAGATTGACATATTATTCACCCCCAGTAGGAATGTCTGAGGGTGGAGATTTCCGCCTGTCGCCTCCCATTGGGAAAGATTTTGGATACTTTGGGCTGATTTAAATAATACCGAGATTGGTCAATCCCAAAACAGCACCGACACCAATCAGATGGCCAGCACACATTGCCGCCAGGAAGGAACCGACACTGGGATTATTGAACAGTGCTGGAAAAGGTAAAGGCATTTTATTCCCAACATGAGGATAGCTAATCGTTCGGGGAATAATCAGAAGGCATAATAGACAACTGCCAATAATAATCGCAGAGCCAATCCAATTCCATGTAGTGCCGGTGTTGGGGACAGTAACTTGGACTGCTAATAACATTGATGAGATCATGGTTCTTTCTCCTGCATGAACAAACTGATTTAGCTGTCATTTCTCAACCATGTAAATACTCCGCCTGATGAAGTTACCGAATCCTCCCTCAAAGGGAAGGTTAACTTGTCCCTCTTCTGTCAGAGTGATTACAAACAAAGCTGACCATGCTAAATTCAATAGTTCAATTGCTGGGGAGTGGGGAATGGGGAATAGGGAGTGGGGAGTGGGGAGAAGAGGAAAGGTTGTTAAGTAACAGGAAGTTTAAAGTAATTTCTAACTCCCCCCTGCACCCTGCACCCTGCCCTCCTGCCTCTTCACTCCCCCCTGCCCCCTGCCCCCCCGCCTCTTCTCCCCACTCCCTAACTTCTCAAATCTACAGACGACCGATATTAGTCAGCCCTAAGACAATACCAATGCCGATCACATGACCGAACGCCATCGCACCGATAAAGGCGGGAATGCTGATGGGCAGGATAGGCAACTTGGGGCCTACTTGAGGATACTGAATTTTGAGAGTTAGCAAAAGAATGACAAAGCTGCTGGCGCTAATAATGATCCCTACTGTGGGAGTCCATTCGGGTGTTACAGGAACAGATGCGGCGGCTAGTAAGGTTGATAAAAACAAACTGGTATCTCCTAAATGACAAAATTAATGTAGTCCTCCAAAATTATAAAGTTCCACAGTAAACAACCGAAAATTATTCCTGAATTTTCGACCTTTTTTTAAGTTACCAATATCTAAAATTTATATGCGGGTTAAAATTTGCGGCATTACTCAACCAAAACAGTCTGTAGCGATCGCCAATCTGGGCGCAACTGCACTAGGATTTATTTGTGTCCCGACCTCACCCCGTTACGTTACCTCAGAGCAAATTCGGGCTGCCGTGGCGCAATTACCGTCAAATATTGAC
This region of Nodularia sp. LEGE 06071 genomic DNA includes:
- a CDS encoding YbjN domain-containing protein, translated to MTNYQETLPTHELPGETVSVNHVEVIENVIDSLEQDDSAMVSHSPDDGYLWKFKYGSVEVFVKLTGTSDEDTITVWSTVLSLPAKDELNLMRHLLEMNCSKTLEARFGIIENRVVVISTRTLEELSPAEVSRLITIVATIADDNDEILQSQYGAA
- a CDS encoding lipoyl protein ligase domain-containing protein; translated protein: MDGKQVWRLIPLLEASGDVQMAIDRWLLEQHKSGKHPPTLRFYTWSPPAISLGYHQRQYPEFWTNLIWRGQKLDLVRRPTGGRAVLHQGDLTYAVVTSGIPGNRFQIYEKICEFLIQGWRSLGVELSYGKAGRGYIHNPNCFGTATSADLVLPDGGKLIGSAQLRRGEVILQHGSMRLQPDAELFTQVFGAESFTTIQLPENFSLDQIIAALMTAAGDCFAMQIEVQPLSQSEWDEILANV
- a CDS encoding helix-turn-helix transcriptional regulator, which codes for MDIEKRQRLEAAGWRVGDAADFLELLPEEVAFIEMKLSLSRYLKELRLKNQLSQANLAKRINSSQSRVAKMEAGDPSVSLDLMVRTILAVGGTREDVAIAIASIHS
- a CDS encoding site-2 protease family protein — protein: MQTNWRIGSLFGIPLFLDPLWFVILGLATLNFGIAYQEWGTVIGWSAGIAMALLLFGSVLLHELGHSLAAQSQGIRVNSITLFMFGGVAAIEEESKTPGKAFQVAIAGPLVSIALFLLFSLATNITPESSPLTAMVTDLARINLVVALFNLIPGLPLDGGQVFKAALWKITGNRFQAVHWAAKSGQILGYSAIALGLAVDFFTRELITGLWIALIGWFAVRNANSYDRVTTLQETLLKVVAGDAMTRDFRVVDADQTLRAFADSFLLDTNAPSIYFAVSDGRYRGMVAIDDLRLVERSEWENQTLQSIVHPLTEIPTITESISLAEVINKLENEQLPRITVLSPAGTVAGVIDRGDIVRELAQKLNLRITDEEIKRIKEDGSYPPGLQLGAIAKSATN
- the psaK gene encoding photosystem I reaction center subunit PsaK — translated: MISSMLLAVQVTVPNTGTTWNWIGSAIIIGSCLLCLLIIPRTISYPHVGNKMPLPFPALFNNPSVGSFLAAMCAGHLIGVGAVLGLTNLGII
- the psaK gene encoding photosystem I reaction center subunit PsaK; translated protein: MFLSTLLAAASVPVTPEWTPTVGIIISASSFVILLLTLKIQYPQVGPKLPILPISIPAFIGAMAFGHVIGIGIVLGLTNIGRL